A single genomic interval of Picosynechococcus sp. PCC 7003 harbors:
- a CDS encoding Hfq-related RNA-binding protein — protein MTEFNTGYPSVRRIQSFVKVKGEVEIKLITNDVIIGRILWQDPHCLCVVDRSSTKEFMISRQAIAYVKA, from the coding sequence ATGACAGAATTTAATACGGGCTATCCGAGTGTGCGTCGAATCCAGAGCTTCGTCAAAGTAAAGGGGGAAGTGGAGATTAAACTGATCACCAACGATGTCATTATTGGCCGAATTTTATGGCAAGATCCCCACTGCCTTTGTGTCGTTGACCGCAGCTCTACTAAGGAATTTATGATTTCTCGCCAGGCGATCGCCTACGTCAAAGCGTGA